DNA sequence from the Oryza brachyantha chromosome 5, ObraRS2, whole genome shotgun sequence genome:
TTGTCacattattagttattttcgCCTCTCATGTTCCTATCCTGAGAAATACTTTCCAAATTGGTATATTTTGTCTCATTTATAAACCTAAATCAtacaaagaaaatcaaatggGTAAAGGGATGGCAGGGAATAATAACTGCATGATGCGGCTAGGCCCAAATCTATTCCAAGAACTGAGCCCACCCTCAAATCACCCCGACAAGTAAGCTTCTGCCTCTTGCACGCACCTAAATCGGTCCGAATCGACTAGAGGAAGGAGAAAAGCATCGGACTGGAAGCGATACCAGAATCAGAAATCGCGTCTAAACCCAAATGCCGCAGATTTTGAGCTAGCTAGGACAGCATCCCCTGCAAACTCAGATCTAACCCAGGTCGgaaatgaagagagagagagagagagagagagagttggaCGGATGCATGGATTCTTACAACTCGCTCGAGCTTCAGCTTGTGGACTTGGGGAGAAGCCGGGATATGCGCAGGTTTGTGCTCAGGCACAGCCTCACGCTCCTCAGCTCGTCTTCCCTTTGGACGAGCAAGCAAAGCTGCAAAGCAGCTCTTCCCTCCTTAGGATGCCGAGACGGTGAGACCTGGCCGAGCAAGATGCAGAATGTACGAAGGAGGGAGAAAGGTTGCGTTTTTTAAGTCCAATGAttgttttctaattttttttaacattcttaaacggtatatatttttttaagtttatatagttaagtttattatctcatatttttaaagtagatttttaaatttatagaaattaatttattatttatatcactaaatagctatctaaattatataatattatcttttatcaATAATAGCGGgatggtttttttattctaatatCCAACCTATGGCCATGTCATCATCTGCTGACAGTGATACTTAGgcactatgttttttttatatcatcgATTATGGATTTTCGTTGGTACAATTTTTCAAGTATAcggtatcatttattttaaagaATTCTTTATAAAACTTCTTCATTTGCTCTTCCTCTAGCAAGTTttaatttgacaaaatttgcTAAAGGGCAtaaaaaacacgtaattagtcggtggacaccgtaagatcacgaatttgctacagggcaccacaaaagtaTGGTAATTAACTATAAAGCACTttggccaattttttattattttcagagtaaaaattctaaaaatgacgagatttcCCTCGTCGGCTAACCCGTTATGTCGACTGGGTCCAATCAAACCAGACACAGTTGGTCTCGGCGCCGCACCACACctgaaccctagcctacagggcAAGTGAGCAGGCGGCGACAGTGGCAACCCAACAGCGATAAGGgcgcataacgggttggccaccaaGGGTAgtctcgtcatttttagaatttttgactctaaaaataataaaaaattggccggagtgtcctatagctaattaccacacttttgtggtgctctgcagcaaattcgtaatcttacggtgtccaccagctaattacacattttttcgatgccctatagcaaattttgtCTTTTAATTTTACAGTAGTAATTAATTCGACCGTTTATATGCTATCACAACtttagataatttataaaatccaaATATCTCAGGAGAAAAGAACGTTATCTTAAGGTAACTAACCCTGTCAAGTAttccatattaaaaaattgcaaataaattttagaaaagaagCAAATCAAATTTGTACATAAAAACACCCCATATTTTCACTTCCACtgatgcttataagccaaaatttgaattttgagtcttaaatttagagtagactTTGGGTTTTACTTATAGTAGTCTGTGTTTTCAGTCCtgtcttttatatcgctaagaatttttatccataaattatttatttttgcaaatatgccatttgatATTTTCCCTTAGCCAAACAATAACCCAAAAAATGCTTTCTCGTGTCATAAATATTTGGTACCAACGCAATCCTCCATTGCAAATAAGTCTAAAAAGTATAGCGCATTCTTCCTACTTAGGATGACtgtggaaaaagtcaaacggttaggcaaatacaaaaaattttaaataaaatttttatagacgtgttcttagcgatctaaaaattaaaaattaagactgaaaagtaaaatatgatggaaaaaaaaaatcaaaatccacTCTACATTTAAGGttcaaaacttaattttaagttataagcataaatgaaaagatatcGCCGCTAGTTGTACAAGTGCTGTCTCTAGTCAGCAACTCAGTGGTGCATAGGATAAGTGGATATTAGGCAACGGAGCACACAAAGGTTTAGAGAAACGGCCACTCGGTTACCCATCGTTAGCTAGATGTACCAGTGCTTTTTCTGCGACAGAGGCGAGGATAATGCATACAAAGCTCATGGGTCACACGGAGACGATACGCATGCGAAGAGCGGCAGGAGAAATTGGAAACCGATGCGTTCTCTACTCTGCAAAAGGCTCGTGATCATACTGCTCTCCAAATcggaaaaagcaaaaaagggaaaaggatTATCCAAGCCGGGATCGACTTGTGGTGGGCCAACGCCGACATCACGTTACTGCATCGAAAGTGAAAGTGTGCCTTTTTAAGGCGGAAATTGAAAGCATGGTATTGATAGATTGGGAGGGAAACCGGGCAAGAATCTAGGGTACATGCCCCCCCTGCCAACACTCAGTTAGATTGAGCGGAAGTGGAAAAAAGTTTtcgaatataaataaaaaaatgaatttcatggctCGCATGGAAAAccgcgagataaatcttttgagcctaattaatatatcattagcacatatgagtTAATGTaatacttatgactaatcatgaactaattagacttaaaagattcatctcacgatttctcctcTAGCTGTGCacttagttttctttttcatctatgtttaatacttcatttaggtgtccaaagatttaaaacgatgtttttaaaaaaaaattagaactaaacgGACCCAAGCCTGTCAAACTTCTTCCTCAGCGTTTTTGGTACTACTAGGTTAACAGGGGtcctcttttgtttttttaaaaaatccaaacgacatatttataaatagaaataatttataaatgaaacaataacaatctaaaagtcaaagttacaaaataaattatgattagaaagcctcaaaatcaacttaaatttaaaattaaaattttaacttataagcataagcaaaagacaATAGATTTGGGTGCTATGCTTTGACATGGTTAGCTTTTAGACACATGTTTCacaatttatcatatttaatttttcaacacaaatacacaaaaatataagccatgttttatttttaataataaataaatcataataaaatagataattatattatctaatttgacaaataattaaacgtgTTTTCAAAAACcagttaaacataaaaaatttgtagTACCTAGAAAACCTCGTGCTCCGTTCATCAAAATTTTCGCTGGAAGCCTGGAAAAGGCCCCATTATTAGTTCCTCGACTAATAATAAACAGTAGTGGAGAACACGACACGACCCACTCTGCACCTTCCAacacaatcattttttttaaaaaaaaaaagggccaAGACAATCCTTTGCTTATTGCAGTATCGCTTactggttttgaaaattattatataccCTTTGTCAGAGTGTTTCCAACAAAAACACAGAAGCAAACATGTTTGCAACTCATCACCAGCTGCTGAATTATATGCTCGGTTGTCTGGCTACTCTTCGGCCGAATATTCAGTGGGGGCTCAGACAACCGATTAAGCCGCTGACGAGATGGCGGCGCCCGCTCCCGTATTTGTCCCCGTCTACCGACGTCAGGCTGGAGCGCAATGCATCCCAGGCAATGTACATCATCAGTATACATATGGACCATGACCAGGCCAAGTTGGGAGAAAACGCCAAATCTGATTAGCTTTTCTGCATTTGTTAACACAAAGGAGACTGCTTGCAACTACATCACTATTACACCGCTCGATCTTATCCTCTCCTCCATCCTCCAGACACGGGCGTACACGGAGCTGCTCTGGACTGGGAAAGTGGCCCTAAATAACTCTGGTAACTATGCGAAGGTGAAACAAAGTAAACCTATCCCAGCCTAGGCTGGTCCGAGGCATGGCTGGCTAAGCCATGGCTCTTACCATGATGGGCACTGTTTAATCGAATGAAGGATGTTACAATGTTGTTGGTACCATCGAATGCCAATGTCCCAACGCCAGAAAAAAGGAATTTTAGCTGTACAAGATCTTCAGAGGCGGCTGTCAGATTGTGGTGGTGTCAAGGATGTGGACGTGGGGCTCATGGCTGCGCATTCCTGTGGCTTGGCCTTAGCGCCTTAGCGAAGAAGTTGCGGAGCTCTGGGATGACACGCTGGATCAGCTGACTGGACCTGCATTGTAAAATGACATGGTAAACGATTTCTGTGGCCTAGAGTGAGTCGGATATGGTAGAGGCATTTGGTCCTATGAACAGGCATTAGGGGAGGAAGGATACCCCGGTCTGATGCAGATCTTTTCAAACTGCTCCAAGATAAATAGGACGCATGTATGTCTGagtgacattgcatgaaaagcTTCGGATAAGTCATACATGTCAGAAACGTTATCTACATTCACATCCTGCAAGGCGGCAGATATACTAAATCAGATCAAGCCAGCACTTTTAGCATAGAGCATACAACAATCATATTTACCTGCGCAATTGTATATTCACACAGACGTTTGAGGCCTTCTAATAGATACTGATCAGCAGCTCTAAGAAGGTCCTGAGAGATATCACTAGTTACTTCCACTGATCCTGTATAGATAAATCTGCATAAAACAAATAGGATTTTCAGACGCTAGTTCAACAGGCATTTGCCTACAAacgaaaaaacaacaaaagcatCCATGACGGAGGAAGAAAGCTCAACCACACTGCGTACCTCATCATGAGTTCAAACACATTCCATCTGATATTTGGAATTTCTATGTCCCTCGCATCCTTTTCCTAATTAAGATAACAGTATTTAagtcacaaaaatatattcagattctttgaaagatgaaaagaaaacaatatctACAACAGGAATTATTCCACTAAGAAATAAAATCCACATCTACCAACCAGAAAATGAAATGTTATGCCAAGACTCACCCTATATCCACCATCAAACATTGCACGAAACGCATCCGAAGAAGCAAGCAAGGCAATTCTATGTGCATAAAAGCGCTTCCCTGGAGATAACAGGAATATGATTTacatggatttaatgaaaaatacaagAGTATCTAAAGTGATTTTCTGACAACAGCTGGCTCCAGATAAAGTACCAACCTTCCACCAAGAAGGTAACATCTGAAAGTGTCGAACTGTTCACATACTGCTCGCCAAGATAAACCTACAATTGAAGAAAAACTATTAAGTAGCAGGGATTGCCAGAATTATGGATGGAACAATTGctacaaaatatatctttGAAACCAGCATTGCAtaaattaggttttttttttactgagaTAGCTAACACCTTAATAGGACTGCCAATGAGGTAACTACCAAGCATTATAAATTCAGATGGCAGAATATCTGGATTCTAATGTGTGCTACACTCTAATCCATAGAAACCCACACATGCATATTCATACTCCCTAagtgaattcaaattttgctaGTGCCCCTTGTTCATGTCTGAAAAGGTTATTTAAAATGTTGTACTACAAATTCCCAACAAAGGAAATGCATGTTTGGCTTTCTTAGAAAGAATAACTGTGCTGACCTGATGGGCAAATCTTATAATACATGAATGGGAAATCATGCATACGCTGACTAGGACGAgaagtatttaaaattttaaatgagtGTGATAGTGCAACGAAGCTTCATGCAATTCGAGAGATGAAACACCATTTGTATTAGTTCACATCAGCCATGGGGGAAATTACacttttgaaatttcatgGCAACAATGGTACCACCAATATCATGATCAAAACCTTTGGAATGGCAAGGTCAGGGCGTCAGGCAACAAGAACAAGATGGTAGGAGGTGATGCTCTGCTGCTATGGATGAGTCAAATAACACATGGGTCTAAACAAATTATTCGATTGTTGGTAACCTTAGGATAACAATAGGTCAAATGAAATTGCTAATCATAAACTGCTACAAAATTAACTTACGataaggaatttttttttaaaaaaactgtttGGTAGTTCAACTCAAATGTTGCAGTATGTTCATAGTTTTGCAACACAAATATATCTCAGCAAAATATAAGTGCAATCATATCGCACTTGGTAGTTGATATGTAACTAATGTTTCCTTTTcaacttaaaaataacattaaaCTTTAGCTATTAATTTTCACATCTACATAATCCTAAGCTTCTTAATGAAATATTGTGATGAACGTACAAAATTTGCCcctttagaaatattttgcaacAGTTTTCTACAACTATCACACAATTCACACGTTTACAGTActgcaacatttttttctagatcaTTCTGTGTCTAACCAAGAATGTCCAAGACTTAAGCAAGAACCAAGAATTGTGTTGTGTATGTACAGTTATTATACATCCACCTCCAGTTTCCTGTCAAAATACTAACTGAACCATATTGTCAGGCAACATTTAGCTGGTTTTGTTGAATTACATAAATTCCCCCCCAAACATGTACTCTTTTGTTCATTTCTAACAAATTCCCTTTAGCACATTGATTAtacaaatcaaaatcaacatcTGAGCTATCCACATTGTAGTTCAGTTCATATCACAGTGAAAACTATTTGGATATTGCACCACAATCAACTCTATAAAGCCTTTGTCATAAATATGGAAAGGTTGGATTgaattaaaaaccaaaattctACCTGTGGTGTTGGAGATGGAGGTGCAGCATCCATGGGAGAAAGTGCTGCAGCTTTATTGGCCAATTTGTATAGTGCTACTGAACCATCTAGCTGATGCTTCAGGCTTACCGAAACCAGAAGATCAAGAAGCAATTCAAGACCTGAAATAATCCACAATATAGTCAatgataaatataacataaaagaaataaaaaggagCACATTTTGGTGCATTTAGAATTTCTTATACCGTTATTATCAATAAAAATTGTTCTTTGATCTTCAGGCGCACAGAGGTGtgcaagggccagagcaacaCGCCTCTGCACACATTTTTCTCCTACTCTCATCATGTAAAGCAAGTGCTTTAACACCTGCGATCATACAGGAGCAAAATGAACTACATGCAAACAAAGGAAAAGCAAAATCTGGTGAGCACTGAGCGCAGCTTACTCGGCCATTTATCTTCTCTTCTAACCTCTTCAGGGTCTTGGCTACACAATCCTTTGTGGCCTGAAATTTAAGATGTCTTAATTAAACTCAGTTCAATGAAAGTGACCGAACAATAATACGATGGCCTGCATACCTGCACAATAAATTCTCCATCTTGCAACTTTTGTATGCCTCCCACTTTAATGAAGTCAGACACATAGTCCTACAACAAGAAGAgtataatcatttattttgaaaagaaaagtgAAGAGAGATCATTCCCTATTCAGAAATCAAACCATTGACCTACTGGTGGGAAACAAGCTATCCACAAATAGATTACCATTTGCTTTAATAATCATGAATTACCTCATTGTCAGCAACTCCGTAAAGGGCAAATGCTGCATTATGTTGCAGAGACCCATTTTTTGAGTCTAGAAGCTTTAGTAGAGGCAACAAACCACCATTATATGCAATGCCTGCTTGGTTATGTGTGTCCTGGGAAACAAATGAACTCTGTGAATTGACTGGAGCATTTTACACTAATATCTTTGTATACTAGGGatttgagaagaaaataaataggcTTATGTCTCAGATATCTGGACTTCATCACTAATATACAGAATGTGCTCTGTCGAGAACAGGAAAGAATTGATAGGCAAAAGAATAATATATCAACATGGTACATTAATGAACATTTGGGCATGTCTCAACTGGTGCATAACACATGAAGCAGTTGTGGGTATATATGGTTCTTTTGTCTTACGGAAGACCAATATATGTTAGTGTCATCACCTAAGATGTTAATATGATGCTTGTGGATTATCCCTTGCATTAATATAGTTAAATAATCAGGTGATAGAAATTATCTCTTAAAGTTCTACAGATGCATTTGCATCAGTGACTTCCAAGGCTCAAGCCACTGCTCTGCAAAAAATCAGTTAATGACAAAACAGGGTATTTTTCTCCGACCAAAGACTCCTATATGCACAGATTCAGATCTATAAACTATCCAGTGTTACTCCTCAAAGGATATTGGATACAGTGGGAGAAAGAGAATCAGACAAAAAGCACCAGCATGCGCAATGAACATTGCTCAACTGCTCAGGTGCTCAAAAGTTAGTATGAAAAGTTTGTCTAAATGGAGAATAAGCTAGGATACTTCAGTTATTCCTACTCTATTATACCTAAACTGTTGTTAAGTCGCCACTGTGCCAATGAATaacgaaaaaaaacacacatagTAAGGAGCCTAAGTCAATTCATTCAAGAGTGAAGAcccattataatttttgacaaactgtatattattatatttgtgtCTTAACATACAACTTCCATGCACACAGAAATTTAGAGGAACAAAGTAATGTTTGCATcactaaataaaaaaggaattaAATTAAACCTGGGCAAGCCTCCCAAGGGCAAAAGCAGACATTTCTCTGAGTTGGACATCTGCTGACTGTAGCATTTCAATTAGAGGTCGGACTGCACCTCTTTGCACAATATGGACCTGTGAATAATACACATGCACAGGGTGTTTAACAACAAaaaggtaagaaaaaaaaatgaacttgtTTTGATTCATATATTCTAGAATTCCATGCTTGAGCATTCTGTCATACACATAAAATGTTTAGCAAGTACAAAAACACAATACAATAGTGACGTATCTCACACCAGAATATTGTATCAATAGAAACACAATTTAAGTTTACTGCAGTAACTTGTCATAAAAGAATTAGAAACAGCGAGCCAGCTAAAAATGAATGGAAATTGAAGAATCATCAGGTACCTTGCAATCAGAATCAGCCGAAGCAAACTGCCCTAGCAACAAAGCAGCCTCTCTTTGACTCTCCGTACAACAGGAACTGCAAAATGAACAATCATAAGATGTTAGCTAACTTAATATCCTGAATTTAAAGTGGTAAAGGCGTAAAGTTAACCACCATCCAGAAACATGTGTACAATAGGATCTTCACACCCATCAAACATATGGAGTATTCAACCAAGCAAACAGTTATTACCATAGTAATTGGGAATGTTAAAACTTATCATACAGGGCtaaaaattatactactatGTTTGAACCATCAGGAGTAGGAttcaacaaatatatacaatatgaTTTATGCATTCAATTATTTCCAAGAACAGTTTAAAACTATGATCCTAAACTACATGCGATGATCATACCTTAATAACCCAATTACAGGTTGCAGGGCCCCTGCATTGAGAACCTCTTTTTTGATATTTGGGGATGAATGAACCAAATTTCCGATGACGCCAACCTGACATGTGAACAGAGTATTTATTGGCATGCACTATAAGAAAGCTCAAAAACAGAAGGCATGCAAGATGGCTGTAATGCTTGTTGGATCAATATTCAGTAAAATATGTCAACAGAGTATTTATTGGCATGCACTATAGGAAAGCTCAAAAACAGAAGACATGCAAGATGGCTGTAATGCTTGTTGGATCAATATTCGGTAAAATACTTCATACAGATAGGAAGTATTGCACGGTGAGAAAGCCAATATACATAATACTGATAGAAATATTTGGAGAAAGGTAGGAGAAAGTGCAGAGACCATTCCCATGCAATTTACTTGTTCTATGTACTAAATCCATGACGTGTATAACTAGCATCTATTAGGCTGTTAGCGGtaattgatgtttttgccCCATGCTCAAGTGatcatggtggtggtggcactgCCATCCCACCACCAGCACCATGGGATCTGTGCATAGATACATGTGTATATGTCTTTACTAAATGAAGAATATTCCCTTGATAATCATATTATTTGCGCATGTGGTTTGTAATAGAACTATTTGAAGATTGATGTTCAtccttatatatttgtttttcaagTTGAGAGTCTCTGATATAATTATTCTAAATCATTACAATGCACTGGTATTTGGCTTGTCATAAATCGAAAACAGTGGAACGGTCAATGGGTCATTGAATTTGTAGATCTTGTGTAACAGAAGTTCTTGTGTAACAACTCATTTAATTCTATAGATACCATCCTAGCCATTGCATTGTAAATGCCCTTAGTTCCTTACCTCTGTAATTgcagatataaaatttgttttatcagtCCAACAGcctaatatgtatttttacttTCACTAAACCAGCAGATTTACCTAATTACCTAATTGGCTCAGTTCAACAAGTTCATGCTAAGTTTCAAGCATGCTTGTTTATGCTTTGTCCAAGTCATGCAACTTTATACGCTTTAATATGTTCATGCACTAGGTCCATTTCATGCAGTCAAGCATAGTAGTCAATATTCAATGTTCTGTAGACAGGGTTCAAAAAAACGGCAGTACATTTGTTGCCTATTCCACCATTACTGTAGCTAACAGCTCCCTATGTTATTTTAAACTATAATTGCATGTTGTTTGGAGGCTGAAGTAGTAGAGAACTTGAATcaaattcaacaaaaaaaaaacttaaataaaaattgctACAGCAAACAAGAAAACAGGGGTTTTATTGTTCTGGGAGAACACAAAGTGAAATTTGTAACCCTGGCTGTAGAGAATGAACCCTTTAAAGTCCATGTTCTAGAACGCATTAGGATAACTGCTGATTCAAGATTGCACGTAACTAGAAAATTTGCAACACTAACCACATGAGCAATACAACATATCAGTCAGTATCAACCTTAACAAAAAAAGAGTTCTACCAGAGAAGAGCAGTTCATAAttcacaaaaaaacaaattcttaGTGTCTTACCGCTTCATAATGAATCGCAGCATCCTCTGAACGAAGCATTAAGATCAAAGTTGGCAATGCATTGCAATCAACAATCTGTATTAAGGGGAGAATTACACAAAAGAAAAGTATGAGTAAATATGGATGCAACTGTGGTGCTATGGTGTTAAAATGTATCGTATTTGGGCTTCGTTATTTTGAACTTTTGGCATCTCACCTGGCTTTTGTTTTCATCATTTTTGAAAGCCAACGTCCGCAAGGCGCCTGCAGCTGCCCTCTGCACCTTAAGATCCTGTGATTCTAGCAATTCAACAAGAGGTGGAATTCCGCCTTCAATTCTGCAGTAAggaaacatataaaaacatcATTAAGTGATCAAAAGATCCCAGTTAAAGGAGCATCATACCATCAAcaaaatatagagaaaaacCTGACACAAGTTTTGATGTTGCTATTTTCATGAGCTAAATTGGTGATTGCATCAGCTGCTCTCCTGATAACACTGTTAACTGCCCTCAAGTTTGTAGCATTTTTGTGCCTTTTTAGAAGATTCACCAGCAGTGGTAAGGCACCGGCATCAACTATAAGTTGTTGATGTTCAGGCTGTTATGCAAACAACAGTAAgcaattaataactaattttttcaATAGTAACTTAGGTCAAAAACATACTAATGAGGTCCGctcaaaaacatcaatttTCATGAATCGCTTAAGGGAGCTAGGGAACATGAAACATGTTTACACAAAACTAGTAAGTTACTAGGTGCTAACTGCTAAGTATCTTGTACAATAGTTGTCCTCGTTAAATTTTGCTAGATGGTGGCATATCCAAAGCTACAACTATAATTTGTGTTAAGAAATGAGACATTTGGATGATTTTAGCTGGGAACAATAACAGTAGTTCAATCAATCAGAATGGAATTGGGGAAACTACTACAGAACGAACGGTGAACCTTTACTGCTAGGAGGCCGAGAGCGAAGGCAGCCCCCTTCTcgacctcgtgctcgaacggccgaggctgctgctcctcctgcaCCACCGCCAGGGCAGGGGGCTCCTTCAGGTGGCACACCAACGCCGGCACCGCGCCGCCCTCTACGATCACGTTCACAACCTCCTCTGCGaaagaaaaacacaacatCCAGATCCGCCTCAGCAGTGAACGGGCCCGGAGCGATCGCGGAAAACCACGGATCGGCGCGGTGCGCGTGGGGTTCGGGTGGGGATTTTACCGTTCTTCGCGAGCTCCGCGAGGACGTGGGTGGCgcgcttggcggcggcgcggtccgCGTGGCGCCAAGAGAAGCACCGGTGGAGGGCATCGACCTGCGTGCGGACCTCGCGGACCAGCGCCGCCTGGGAGTGGCGGCAGCAGATCTCCGGCCCGGCCgagccgtcctcctcctcctcgttgtcgtcgtcggcgccggcgctcccgagcgacgacggggtggcggtggcggtggcggcggcggccgccgccgccgccgccgaggcggaggccgcgGCCTCGTCCTCCAACTTCCTCTTCTGCCCCTTGCGGCGCGGGCGatgcggcggctgctgctgctgctccgccTCCATGGACGGCGATGGGAGGGGCTTGTCGGAGGTTGGGGAAGAAAGGGGGCGGAAGCAAAGTGTTTGTGCCCAGCGAAGGAGGGATTTATTTCGTGATTGGTTAAAAATTGAACACTTTACTGTTCGTATTAGTTTTTACCGTGACAatttttgctctttttttccACGGAATACCCCAGTATATAACTTTTCTcgatttttattatcttttgaagctttctattttttaattttaaacttaaaatattctaaaacTTATCTTAATCTTTATAAAATGTGTCGTGTAGACAAATAATAACATTACGTCCGGATATGTCCGGAGTAGTTGCTATGTTGTGCCAACTCCAAATAACTCTATCGCATTATTCTCACTTCTGAATAATGTGACTATGTCGGATCGAAAAGGTTTAGTTCTTAACATAGTCACTCTATCATATAAATGTCATCCTATATTATTAGACGTGGTACATCTCAGCACTATGAATGTGGCTATTTCTCTGGGTCTAAGTTCGTTATGCTAGAGTGTGTCACGTTTAGTAATAGATTCATTTTTTGGGACAAAACgagtaagtttttttaaaggtttagtcttaaaattaaaaaggttcaaaaaataaccaaaaaatgtttgttttcttaacttgttttatttgaagtaATTTTAACATGGAAAATATGGTGAGTTGAAATCACAA
Encoded proteins:
- the LOC102708342 gene encoding ARM REPEAT PROTEIN INTERACTING WITH ABF2, with the protein product MEAEQQQQPPHRPRRKGQKRKLEDEAAASASAAAAAAAAATATATPSSLGSAGADDDNEEEEDGSAGPEICCRHSQAALVREVRTQVDALHRCFSWRHADRAAAKRATHVLAELAKNEEVVNVIVEGGAVPALVCHLKEPPALAVVQEEQQPRPFEHEVEKGAAFALGLLAVKPEHQQLIVDAGALPLLVNLLKRHKNATNLRAVNSVIRRAADAITNLAHENSNIKTCVRIEGGIPPLVELLESQDLKVQRAAAGALRTLAFKNDENKSQIVDCNALPTLILMLRSEDAAIHYEAVGVIGNLVHSSPNIKKEVLNAGALQPVIGLLSSCCTESQREAALLLGQFASADSDCKVHIVQRGAVRPLIEMLQSADVQLREMSAFALGRLAQDTHNQAGIAYNGGLLPLLKLLDSKNGSLQHNAAFALYGVADNEDYVSDFIKVGGIQKLQDGEFIVQATKDCVAKTLKRLEEKINGRVLKHLLYMMRVGEKCVQRRVALALAHLCAPEDQRTIFIDNNGLELLLDLLVSVSLKHQLDGSVALYKLANKAAALSPMDAAPPSPTPQVYLGEQYVNSSTLSDVTFLVEGKRFYAHRIALLASSDAFRAMFDGGYREKDARDIEIPNIRWNVFELMMRFIYTGSVEVTSDISQDLLRAADQYLLEGLKRLCEYTIAQDVNVDNVSDMYDLSEAFHAMSLRHTCVLFILEQFEKICIRPGSSQLIQRVIPELRNFFAKALRPSHRNAQP